Proteins encoded in a region of the Populus nigra chromosome 3, ddPopNigr1.1, whole genome shotgun sequence genome:
- the LOC133690333 gene encoding glutamate receptor 2.8-like encodes MIMKERSLNPVLSFFFFLSLMILFLEMGVAQNTTSTIPVNVGVVLDLASLEANIALSCINMALSDFYASHGDYKTRLVLNTRDSKKDVIGAAAAALDLIKNVEVQAILGPTTSMQANFVIDLGEKAQVPIISFSATSPSLTSIRSSYFLRATQNDSAQVNAISAIVQAFGWREAVPIYIDNEYGEGIIPYLTDALQEVDVRVPYRSVISPSATDDQIVEELYKLMTMQTRVFIVHMYRSLGTRLFTKAKEIGMMSEGYVWIMTDGLSVDFLSSPNHSVTDTIQGVLGIKPYVPRTKALEYFRARWKRQFLRDNPNKIDAELNIYGLLAYDAATALALAVEKAGTTNFGFQKANVSSNSSTDLATLGISLNGPNILRALSTTSFKGLTGDYLFVDGQLQSPAFQIANVNGNGGRRIGFWTPTEGLVKTLNPRINKRMNSTSTSRLSTVIFPGDTTVVPKGWEIPTNEKKLKIGVPVKSGFSEFVAVTKDPGSNTTTFTGFCIDVFDAAVKALPYALPYEYIPFAKPDGEPAGTYNDLAYQVYLKNYDAVVGDITIVYNRSLYIDYTLPFTESGVSMIVPIADNNSKNAWVFMKPLTWDLWVSSFLFFVFIGFVVWVLEHRINEDFRGSASDQAGTSFWFSFSTMVFAQRERVVSNLSRAVIIIWCFVVLILTQSYTASLTSLLTVEQLKPTVTDVRELIKKGEYVGYQKGSFILGILLDLGFDKSKLMVYSSPEECHHLFSKGSGNGGIAAAFDELAYIKLILSRYCSKYTMIDPKFKTGGFGFVFPKGSPLVPDISRAILNVTEGDEMKQIEGAWFGKKSTCPESSSSISSNSLSLKSFWGLFLIAGLAALLALIIFVVMFVYRERNVLRSSDSTASIRSRIENFFRIFIQRDLTSSTFRQSDLNDRNGISLPTMCAPSPSAYSIDTEYPANRSSASYDSSPNRETPHEVAIDIDQLTNRNQERPAALEIDHENN; translated from the exons ATGATCATGAAAGAACGCTCTTTAAATCCTGttctatctttctttttcttcctttctttgatgattttgttCTTAGAAATGGGGGTGGCCCAGAACACAACATCTACAATCCCAGTGAATGTAGGAGTGGTTCTTGACTTGGCTTCTTTGGAGGCCAATATTGCTTTGAGCTGCATCAACATGGCCCTTTCAGACTTCTATGCCTCTCATGGTGACTACAAAACTAGACTGGTCCTCAACACCAGGGACTCAAAGAAAGATGTTATTGGTGCAGCTGCTGCAG CCCTGGACTTGATAAAAAATGTGGAAGTGCAAGCAATCTTAGGGCCAACAACATCAATGCAAGCCAATTTTGTTATTGACCTTGGAGAAAAAGCTCAGGTGCCAATTATATCTTTTTCTGCAACAAGTCCTTCTCTTACTTCCATCAGGAGTTCATATTTCTTGCGAGCAACACAAAATGATTCAGCTCAAGTGAACGCCATAAGTGCTATAGTTCAAGCCTTTGGATGGAGAGAAGCGGTGCCCATCTACATTGACAATGAATATGGAGAGGGAATCATACCTTATTTAACTGATGCTCTGCAAGAAGTTGATGTTCGTGTGCCCTACCGGAGTGTCATTTCTCCATCGGCCACTGATGATCAAATTGTTGAGGAGCTTTATAAGTTGATGACAATGCAAACTAGAGTTTTCATTGTGCATATGTATCGCTCTCTAGGCACTCGGCTCTTCACCAAAGCAAAAGAGATTGGAATGATGAGTGAAGGCTATGTTTGGATCATGACAGACGGTCTGAGTGTTGATTTCTTGAGTTCACCAAATCATTCTGTTACCGATACTATCCAAGGAGTATTGGGTATTAAACCTTATGTTCCAAGAACAAAAGCGCTTGAATATTTTCGAGCTCGGTGGAAAAGGCAATTCCTACGAGATAATCCAAATAAAATTGATGCTGAGTTGAACATTTATGGACTCCTGGCCTATGATGCTGCTACAGCATTGGCCTTGGCAGTTGAGAAAGCCGGCACTACAAATTTTGGCTTCCAAAAGGCAAATGTTTCTAGCAATTCATCAACTGATCTTGCAACTCTTGGCATCTCTTTAAATGGTCCAAACATTCTTCGAGCTTTATCGACCACTAGTTTCAAAGGCCTTACAGGAGATTACCTTTTTGTTGATGGGCAGTTGCAATCACCAGCTTTTCAGATAGCTAATGTGAACGGAAATGGAGGAAGACGGATTGGATTTTGGACGCCAACAGAAGGACTTGTGAAAACACTGAATCCGAGAATAAATAAACGTATGAATTCAACTTCTACTTCCAGACTTTCCACTGTAATTTTTCCTGGGGATACAACTGTGGTTCCCAAGGGTTGGGAGATTCCCACAAATGAGAAGAAGTTGAAAATAGGAGTGCCTGTGAAGTCTGGCTTCAGTGAGTTTGTAGCAGTAACAAAAGATCCTGGTTCCAACACCACAACATTCACCGGATTCTGCATTGATGTCTTTGATGCTGCAGTCAAAGCATTGCCTTATGCTTTGCCTTATGAGTACATCCCCTTTGCCAAGCCTGATGGCGAACCTGCTGGAACTTACAACGATCTGGCCTATCAAGTGTACTTGAAG AATTATGATGCCGTGGTTGGAGACATAACTATTGTCTACAACAGGTCCTTGTACATCGACTATACCCTGCCTTTCACAGAAAGTGGTGTCTCCATGATTGTTCCGATTGCAGACAACAACAGCAAAAATGCATGGGTCTTCATGAAACCTTTGACATGGGACCTTTGGGTGAGCAGTTTTCTGTTCTTTGTTTTCATTGGATTTGTGGTCTGGGTTCTTGAGCACAGAATAAATGAAGATTTTCGAGGGTCAGCTTCAGATCAAGCTGGCACTAGTTTCTGGTTTTCCTTCTCAACTATGGTTTTTGCACAAC GGGAGAGAGTGGTTAGCAACTTGTCTAGGGCGGTGATAATCATCTGGTGTTTTGTTGTATTGATCCTCACGCAGAGTTACACCGCCAGTTTAACAAGCCTACTTACCGTCGAGCAGCTGAAGCCTACAGTTACTGATGTGCGTGAGCTCATTAAGAAAGGGGAGTATGTGGGCTACCAGAAGGGTTCTTTTATTCTAGGAATCTTGTTAGACTTGGGGTTCGACAAGTCCAAGCTCATGGTGTATAGTTCTCCAGAAGAATGCCACCATCTTTTCTCCAAAGGAAGTGGAAATGGTGGTATTGCTGCTGCTTTCGACGAACTTGCATATATAAAGCTCATTCTGTCAAGATATTGCTCCAAATATACCATGATTGATCCTAAATTTAAAACAGGCGGTTTTGGCTTT GTCTTCCCTAAAGGTTCTCCTCTAGTGCCTGATATATCGAGGGCAATTTTAAATGTGACCGAGGGAGATGAAATGAAGCAAATAGAGGGTGCATGGTTTGGCAAAAAAAGCACTTGTCCAGAATCCAGCTCCTCAATTTCATCTAATAGCCTTAGTCTGAAGAGTTTCTGGGGGTTATTTTTAATTGCAGGACTAGCTGCATTGTTAGCTCTCATTATCTTCGTAGTCATGTTTGTTTACCGAGAAAGAAACGTCTTGAGGTCCTCTGATTCCACAGCTTCAATAAGGAGTAGAATTGAAAACTTCTTTAGAATTTTCATTCAAAGGGACTTGACATCCAGTACTTTCAGACAAAGTGATCTGAATGATAGAAATGGCATCAGTCTGCCTACTATGTGTGCTCCAAGCCCATCAGCCTATTCAATCGACACGGAATATCCAGCCAATCGATCTTCTGCAAGCTATGATTCTAGTCCAAATAGGGAAACACCTCACGAGGTCGCAATAGATATCGATCAGCTTACCAACCGAAATCAGGAGAGACCGGCAGCTTTGGAAATAGACCATGAAAATAATTGA